The Aspergillus fumigatus Af293 chromosome 5, whole genome shotgun sequence nucleotide sequence GGCACGTAGATAACTCGGAGGCTATGGCTAGATGACGTCGGCAAGTCGCCATCGAAACTGTAGGCAGGGAACCGAGCCTTGCGACTGGCTTAAAGGAGTAAACTGGtgtagaagaggaaatgtGAAGATCCTGTAGAGCCTTACTTAAAAAACAAAAAATCAATAATAGCAAACTGTGAATTGAAGCTACAGCACACCATTATTTCCCTTTATATAAGTATAAAAAATACGTGACGTGACAATATGAGAAGTAGATAGCTATGTGCAGATACAAAACATTCCCACCTCGGTCGTTCACGAATTTCCTGATTCAACTCACCGAACTGACCTTAAGCGAATGAATCACGTGCGTcatgtgatgatgatgatgatgatgaaagaaaagggtgTCGGCCTCAGGCAGACACCAGAATGTGTCCTCCCAGATTGGGACTAGCTCATGTCACTGGACCCATTCACCTGACTTTgcccttttttctttccttccatCAATCCCTCTGTCCCTTCCATCATCcttccatcttctctctgtcgcAACAACGTAATTGCATCCGATTTACCTTcatattcttcttcactctGCATCCTCTCACTTTAGGTTGTACCCTGTACTTGTACTCGCTCGCGAGTCGCGAAGCCCTGGGCACCTTGCTAGCTGTGTTCCAGCTGTAGGCGGAAGGCTCGTTCGTCGCCATCGTGCTCGTTGAGTCTGTAGTGACACGACTACAAGTGTGAAAATCCGCTCTAGACAGACTTTCTCACTTCTGAGAGGAAGCAAGCCATCGCCAATTTAGGCATCACCAAATATCTACTGTACTGGATTTTCCAGTAGAAACGCCTTGTGTTGGACCTTGATACTCAGCGTCTTATACATTGTCATCTCAGGCCGCAAGAGTCTGCCTGTCTGACTCAAGGGAGTTTTGGTAATTGTATGTCTTTCGTACTGCGCTGAGATCCCTGAACGACAATCATCAGCCATGTCTTCTGCTGTAGCAGAGTTGGAGAATTATCTCCAGTCTATGCTGGCTCTCAAGCCCCCAGGCGTCTCTGGATCTAAGATCAACAGCATCACGTCGCTTTGTACAGCCAACGTTCAGGTATGAACAAATCTTGATATGACGGCAAATCTGTGTTATCCGAACTACAACTAACCCCTGTCCTCACATAGAACGAATCCGTCCTTATTCAGAAGATTTACACACACTTCAAGAAGGCTCCGGGAACACACAAGTTGGGCGTACTCTATGTCGTAGACTCTGTAACTCGACAATGGGTAGAAGCAGCGCGCAAGGCAGGCCAGCCATCTGGCAGTGCTGCCCCCGATGGAACATTCGCTGCTGGCGTCAACAGAGTGACCGAATTACTGCCTGTCTTGATGACTGATATCATAAACAACGCCCCTGAGGATCAAAAGGTACGCTTTAGATGCAATACGCGAATAATCTTCAAGCCGTTACAGGACTTGTGGAAAGCACAGGAGCAATAAGAAACGGTGATCATCTTTGTATCCCGTGATGGCTTCCGGTGCTCCCACATCATCGTATCCCTTTCTCGTCGCTTAAAGCGGCAAACTTCCTTTAGGCTTCTGCTATCTCGTGTGACGAATAGTTCAACTTACGTATGCCACTCTCTCAATATATAGGAaaagatcaagaagctggTCGATATCTGGGAACGTGGATATACATTCCCTGCACCCATGCTCGCATCGTTCAAGGAAAAATTGAATGCACCTGCATCTCAGAGTAAGCTGTCCCTTCTGATCCCCCTACGAAGCAGGAGTTGGTCCTGCCGTACGTGAAATCTATCCAATCATTCTAGACTTGGGGTTTTTAGTTGCAACCGCTTTGGTATCATACATCTAATGTCTCTCCCTAGATGTTGAATCTACAACTCCTGAAGGATCGCCTGCACCTAATTACATTCCACTGGGAGgttcgcagcagcagcagcaggcgAATGGCGCATCCTCGACGACTCCCGCTCAAGCAGCGCCTGACACTTCCAGTATCTTGAAAGCTCTGGCAGATATGGCAAAACAGAACACAACGACGCCAGCCGCTCCAGCGACGACTAATCCACTAAATGCATTGAACATGCAGGGTACAGTTTCACAGCCCGTGACCTCGTCCGTAGACCAGGCTTCACAGGTTCAAGCTGGACAATCTGGTGTAAATCCTTATGCCGCTGGCACTATGGCGACGCCGTTCGCGGCTCTGAATAATCTTGCTCAGAATCCGGCATTAATCCCGTCTCAAAGCCAGAGTCAGACTCCTCCAAACCCACTCGCTGCCGCGGCCAACCCCCTGGCTGCACTGCTGCCGCAGGCGACCTCAGCCGCAGCTCAGCCAACTCCTAGTATAGCGCCGGATGCTCTacagcagcagctccagctttTGCAACTTTTAGCCGCACAGGGAATTCCGCAGGAGCAGTGGGCCACTGCCCTGCAGATTCTCAGCTTGTCTAATGCTACAAACATGGCCAATGTGAATCCTGGGCAGGCAGTTGGCTTCAACCTACCGGGTCAAGCAGCTGCTGCCTGGGGTAGCCGTCCAGATTCACAGTCACGTGATTTTGATCGAGGCGATCGTGAACGAGATCGCGACTACATGCGCTCTCCTCCAGGCCAGTATCGTCGCAGATCTCGGTCGCCTGGGTGGGACCGACGTCGTGATGTGTcgcctcctcgccgccgtGATAGCCCTGTTTATGGAGAGTATCATGGTGATTCTCCTGGTCGTCGGGGTGACATGCGTGGTCGACGAGGCAATGATTACCGTCAGCGCAGCCCGCCCGGGCGTAGACGGCGTTCTCCTACCCCCCCTCGAAAGGACCCGACActgcctcctccaggccctAAGTTTATCGAGTGGGATTATTCTATCGGACAAGGAAACATCAAAGGTTTGTAGCATGAATTGGTGGATCTACATCGGGAGCTTCAGCTAACACCTGTTCGTATAGTTCTGAGCAGAACTCTTTTCGTTGGTGGTGTCACGTAAGTCTAAAATTATTCCATAAAAAGTGTCATGTATACTGAGCATTTTTGCAGATCTTCGGAAGCACATCTTCGATCTTTGTTCAGCAAATATGGTGTTGTCCAAACTTGCATCGTGAACGTCGACAAACGTCACGCGTTTATCAAAATGATTACTCGTCAGGACGCCGTCAATGCCCGGGAGGGAATGGAATCTTACAAGTCCGGTGACATGCAGCTTAGGGTAAGTTTCTGTGAACGAGTTGATGTGTTTAGAAGGTGCTCTGACATAATTAGACACGATGGGGTGTCGGATTCGGTCCACGAGACTGTAGTGACTATCAGACAGGCATCAGTGTCATACCAATCGAGCGACTTACGGAAGCAGATCGTAAGTGGATGCTCACCGCTGAATATGGTGGAACAGGAGGGCGACCTATTGAGTCTGGCATGGTGGTTGAGGAACCTGACATTGAAATCGGTGCTGGTGTTTCTTCGAAGGGTAAGAGGATTTCTTTCTTGGTCCTTCGTATCAACGAGATGAAGTAAAAGCTAATCATCCGCCCTATAGCCATTAGTAGACGGATTGCCACAGACACGGGTGGGAAACGCGGGCCGGTGTCGTCCCGCACGCAGCAAGATCGATTCCGTCGCCCAGAGCGTGACGGGCAACCGGGGGGGATGGGTCCTGGTGGCCCTGGCCCTCATGAGGGTCGTGACCCTTCGGCCGTCAATAACGTCGGCGTACCCCCTGCAGTGCCTGGGTTCGGATTTTCATTTCCCGGGATGCACATGTTTCCTCCTGGCTTCATGATGGGAGGGGCACAAGCAGGATCTTCCGGCGGATCAACCCAACCGCCCCCTCCTGGTCAAGGAAGTTAAGCTTTCCAGCCAATTCTCTTCGACACAACAGATCATATCTCGTGAACAAGATCGCATTATCTTCACTGTGTACACACAGTCTTGTCTTCATCTGGCGGCTCAACCACGTTTCACTTTCCACTTCTTTTCTTATGTGTCATGTACTATTTCTCTCAAAGGGGGTTATCCGGGAGTTCTGAGTTCTCAGGGCAGTTCTGAACATGAATATTGTTTTACTTTATAAAGAGTCTAGCCTAGGATGACAGATTGGCGGGAGACAAGTTGTTTTAATTCCCCAGTCACACTTGCAGTgagatcatctccaccagagcaacaacagcacctGTCAAGATATGAGAAGTGAAGAGCTGGTTGCATGAAGCTGGATACTGCCATTGTATGATGGCTATTCTACATTCCGCCCATCATATCGACCTTCTACTGCTGGGTTTAATATGCAGTTAACTCAGGTTTGTTGAGACTCTGAGGTGGCTCGTTGCGGTGTTATCCTTACCTGTCTTCCTGCATCACACCAAAAAGGATCAACTCGAGCAGTTACTATCTACTTTGTATTTCTCCGTTCAGCTCATTATTTTGGtgtcttttctcttttaGTTGTATGATGGCGTCATCTTTTCTAGCTCGACTCTGCTATATTTGAGTCTTGAATTCCATAGTAATCCCTGATACCGAGGTTCAGCTTTTACGTACTTCTGTTAGCTCGTTCGTGCGACTTTGTCGCCCAGTAACGGACCAATGCCGCCACATACTGACTTCGCGGCTAACAATTTTTCCAAGAGGGATACTGTAGAGTAGCCGGAATGCTTCGTAGAATCACCGCTCTTCATCAATACTATTCGCGGCAACACTGCGCTTACCTCGACGAAGAAAGTATACATTGACCTCATATTGCAAAGAAATGAATTCAGAAAGAACTATCCTGCTTGGTATCATATGTTCATCGCACGTCGTTTTCTGCCTTCCGGCGTTCTCCTTTTATAATAGGCGCAAGGGTACACTCTACTGAGTGAGTGCAGCACTGGAGGCCTTGAAGGACTGTTCAAAATCGGCAATGATGTCGTCAATATGCTCGGTACCCACCGAAATGCGGATAGCATCCTCAGTGACACCCGAGTCCAGCCGCTCTTGCTCCGTGAGCTGTTCGTGGGTGGTAGACCATGGGTGGATAGCCAGAGTCTTCGAATCCCCAACACTTTTGCGACAGAATTAGCATGCGTCGGGACAGCGAGCTAGCTTTTCGGGAGTCAGGAATACTCACTTTGCCAGGTTGGAGATCAGCTTGAAATTGTCAACTACCTGAGCTCCGGCAGCTGCGCCTCCCTTGACTCCAAATGATAGTACGCCACCGAAGCCGCGCTTCAGATAACGCTTGGCAATTTCGTGGCTGGGGTGAGATTCGAGGCCGGGATACGAGACCCAGCTCACGTGCTCGTTCTTCTGCAGCCAGGTAGCCAGGGCAATGGCATTGCTTGCATGTCGTTCAGCGCGCAGACTCAGAGTCTCCAGACCAAGCAGAAGCTGCTGAGCGGCAAACGGATTCAGTGTCGATCCGAGGTCACGAAGGATCTCAACCCGAACACGAATAGCGAAGGCGATAGATCCGAATGTTTCCCAGAAATTCAATCCGTGGTAGCCCTCGGACGGTTCGGTGAATTGGGGGAATCTGTCAGCGTGCTTACCCCAATCAAATTTACCGCTGTCAACAACAACGCCGCCAATGGTGGTTCCATGACCACCAATCCACTTGGTTGCGCTGTGGACGACGATGTCAGCACCGTGGTCGATGGGGCGGAAGAAGTAACCGCCAGCTCCGAAAGTGTTGTCAACCTAGAATAAAGGCGAGCGCAATCAGAGATAGAGTTCCCGTATTTTGACGTCAAACTCACCACAAAAGGAACGCCCTTCTCGTGAGCGACCTTGGCGATGGCCTCAAAATCAGGTACATTGTACCGCGGATTGCCAATAGTCTCCACATAGACAGCCTTGGTGCGGTCATCAATGGCTGCGGCGATGTCCTCTGGCCTGTCTCCTTGGACAAACTTGGTTGTGATGCCCAGACGAGGAAGGAAGACCTTCAATTGGTTATAAGTACCGCCGTACAAGTTGCTCGTAGCTACGATGTTGTCGCCAGCGTGGGCAAGCGCGGCGATGGCCATGAACTGCGCAGCCTGGCCGGAAGAAGCTGCAACGGCTGCCACACCCCCCTCGAGGGCGGCGATGCGCTTCTCAAAAACATCAACAGTAGGCTGAATCCGAATGACGCTTGTCAGCAACTCGGTCCAACCCCGGCTGCGGGGATTTACTCACGTTCATGATACGGCTGTAGATGTTTCCGAACTCCTTGAGACCAAAGAGTCTAGCTCCATGAGCAGAATCATTGAATGTGTATGACTACACCTTGAGATCAGTTAGGGGAACAAACTAGGAGAGTTGAACGGATGGGACCAACGCTAGTAGCATAGATTGGCACTGCCCGTGAATTGGTAGCTGAGTCTGGTTCATGACTTGCTCACTTGTCAGTATTGCCATCGAGATAATGAGCGGTCCAGATTTCTATGTTTATCTTACCCAGCATGGAGTTGGAGCGTTTCAAAATGAGGTGTCTGCGACATGGTGTACGTTCAAGGATTGGGTATCTGCTACTGGAATTGAACACTCTTCTCGCACAATATATAGTGCAATCGAGAAGCGACAGGCAGAGATGAGGGTGAAGAGGGGGGCCAACACTGCAGATTgaaggggaaggaagaggaaaatgcaGAAAAAGGGAGTATTTAAAGTgtgggggaggggggggggagtGATCTTCAGAAAAGTATATAGAACTATGTCTACATGTACGGGAGAGGTACGGTATACTTCGGGTTGTGCACAGAGGTAGCGCCGATGGCGTGATTGAGGGACACTGGAACTGTGAGGGGAAAAGGCATTACGAGAAAGCATCGACAACAAGAATTGACCATTGAGAAAGTGTGGAATACAGACCCTACAAGTTCTTTAAAGGAACGTGATGATTTTTGATCCAGAGATGTATATGTACCGCTGTGAGAGCCTCAATACATAACAATagctgaagatgatgctgatggaaTAAGTCACTAAGTATGCACCTAGGGTACTCTGTGTGAAAGGTACTATCATAGGGAAAAGGTGCTCACACAAGTGGCTAGATATTCCCTGATATAGGAATCACAATGTTAATTATTTCTTGTTGACAGAAATTAAAGACTATATTGTATTGGACCTGATAAGAATTAATCTTTTCTatgataataataaataagaatggaaaagaaagcaaAAGGGTACAGCTTTGatggttgaggatgctggATGCGGTGTGGGGTATGCGAGTCTGTATAGGGCAGATGATTCATCAATATTTTCGATGTTTGTAAGGTAGTACAGTGGCTCATTGCCGACGTATGTATGTAAAGCACTTCTCAGAAATTGAATGGGAGTCCCTAGCACTTATTCTCATTCTCAAGGTTATGGATAGATGGAATGTATGTAGGAGTAACATTCTGCTGCAGCCCGAGCCTGGGGAAGCCGATTTTAATGAAACCCCTCGAGGCACAATAGAGCGACCTTAGATAAAGTCTCGAGGAACTCCGTAGACAGGTAGCAATACCATGGCGTCTTCGATGTCAACCACATGCTTCCTATCATGTGAGATGGTGAGAGTCAATTATGGTTCAATCAGCCTACCGTGGCGCTCTTACAATCCTATCGAGGGACATAGAATGTTATTTTTTGACTTTATTCTCCTCATGATACACACCTGTTGATGATTTCTTTTCCGAGGCGTGTGTCGTCATAGGGCAGAAAGTTCCTTGGCCTTGTGCCATCTACAGTGGTATGTCCGTTATTAGGTAGCTTCGATCGCAGGCCCCAATAGATCGCAGGCCCCAATAACACAGACGTCCAATGAGCAGTCCTACCACTCTGAAGAATTAAGACAGAAATGAATTTATAGTACCTACACAACAGAACTGCAAGGGATCTACACCAATCATAATGCTCGCGCCATGCAGCTTTACCAGCGTGCAAGAAACTAGGCGGAAGAATTAGAACGGCTTTTGACTGACGTCTGTGGTCATCAGGCATGTATTTAAAGTGAGGAGACTACACCAGCCGTCAAGATCCTTCTATGTTGTTCTTCCTGGTGTATATGTACCTTACGAGGTTGGACTTCTCTTTCTATCAAAGTCGCTGGTCGTTGTTCCTCCAACAAGCTTGAACGATAATAAAATAGTTCCCCAATAAAGGTTTGTCTCATACCCGCCTGTTCAGTCTGCCACCTGTCTCAGGGGAAAGTTTGAGGCCAACACTGGTCTATGGCACGGCAATGGCGATGACCTTGGCTGAAAAGATCTACAAGTCACGGTCATGGCTTTCCCCAGCATCCTTCTGTCCGCTCCAATCTCCACCTCTCATTTTCACATGCCCGAGATCCGGGTTTGAAGAGATCGGCTGATTGACTATATAGGtcggaagaagcagagccgCCCTTTTCACCCTTGCCACGTTTGGATGCAATAATTTATTCACACCAATTAGACGTCCAGCAGTGATCATTTTTCGTTATGGCTTTAAACTTTCCTTGGATTTATCCTGTTCGTGTCGCCCAGGTAGTGTTCGCGATCATCGTTCTCGGATTGACAGCATATGGTAGGCCTCCGTTTGCCCTGTTGTGCTTATGGGAGACCGGCCTAACACCCTAACAGCTGTCAGTGTAGTCCGCTGGAGTGACACTGTCAATTTCATGATTTTCAATGGCGTCTGGACTGCCTTTGTTGCGACGCCCTATCTTGCGCTGGCCCCAGTTTTCTTTCCCCAACTGGCACATCGTTTTGTCATCCCAGCTGTGGAAATCGTGACCATGATTTTCTGGTTTGCAGGGTTTATTGCGCTTGGTGTTTTGCTTCCGTCTCCGGATTACTGCCACTGGGGTCAATGCAGAGCTTTGCAAGCTGCAACCGTGTTTGGGTCGTTCGAATGGTAAGTCGTACTCTTTTCGATCCAAGCATTCTAGAACACATGTCGATGTGTTCCCGAATTTGAAGATATAAGGGGCTGAATTGCGGAAAAGGGCATTGTTCCTTGCTACGACCATTGTGGCAATACTCGGTGCTCTGAGATCTGGCAGTCACAACACCCACAGTACGAAGCCTGCCCCGCAAACTACCACTCAGATTGGAGTCTAAATGAGGTTGGTAGCAACTATAATACCATGAGAATGAGTGCCTGTCATCGCGTATATGTTCACATGTAAACGCGTGATGAGTCTCAGAGGAAAAAGCCTCCCTGTTCTTGAGGCATGGTGTCATATACGCCAGCTTCGACTGATGCTTGCTGTTTCCAGTCATCCAGATCCAAGGATCCAAGGATCCAAGCCTATAGAGAGACTCATTGAAGCGCATGAAGGATGGCTGTCGATCTCTCGGGCTGCCTTTCCGAATCTCATAGATTCGCCACTGGCGCTTACTGGAGACCACGACTTCATCTACTCATGATTCTGCCTTGGTAGCTTTTATAATGATACCTACTTTGTTCCTCTGCACGCCGTGATGTTGATACCCCGTCAGTTCTGTACCATGCATTTAATCTCTGTTGTACATCGATCCACTAGTTTGCTGAAATTTCATTGATAACCATTAACATAATATGCTCTCCTAAGGAAAGTCATGTAGAGGGGGGCCACCCACTGTAGAATTTCCAGGTCAGGGTGAATTGCCGGATAATGTCAATTGTGGTCGATGATACAAGCCCTATCTTGACTCTACTTCTGATTAAGTACGAAGCATGATTGTGTtgtatccgtgactagcccacccacaccggGATATAAGACAGGAGGATTAGACTGGTGGATGCCTCTTAAGGATCACCTGGAAAGGAATTATTCTAGAAGCTTTAAGCCACGCCTCAGTTTGCCCACACCAAGAAAATCCCCTTCTGAAGCCTTGGTTTGGGATAGAGTTTAGATCTCAATTAACCCCGACTTTCCCAATAGTGTCTAGACCCCTTACAACGATTTTGCTTCATTTCCTCCGAATTTAATCTAAGACTGTTATCTGGGCGTTTGGTTGTTCGCAGTTCCTTAGAAGTTAACTTGGCCAGGAAATCCGGTCCTCAGAGACTGCCGACCTGAGCCTAAATACTTGCACCAACCCCGATACACAGTAGGTGGTACCGTACACTTATGAAGAACGTTGGAAAACtcagaagaggagaatgTAACAGCAAACAAGAGAATCTGTCGGTACGTGTAGTTGCCTAGATAAATATCTAGTTGTTAGCATCTCCAATTTCCGATTTTCCGATTTCCGGCTTCCGAGTAGCCAAGCTTTGTCATCGTTCCGCCACCACACTTAGTAAATCATTGAGCATCGAGTCATCTTGCGAGAAAAAAAGTCTTCTTCCCACGCCCATCATTCAACCCTCCACGTCCCTGGGTGGCAACTCTTGAAAactaaatatctaggtagaTATCGAAACTCCTGAGCAATTGCCTTCCAAGAGGGCCGTGCTTTCCAGCATTCATGGATTCGAGTCTTAAATCATTGGCGGAGGGAGGAACAGATTATTGGTATCGTGCACCAAAGAGTATCTATGAAATGGTACCTATGAAAAGATTTTCCATTTTACTAAAACTATATAGTCAGTGGTCCAGTGATGATTAGAAAATAATAATCATTAGCTATTCTCAGTTCTAATCTCCCTCCCAGTGTCCAATTAACGTTACATTGCCTCCCGCTCGCAGATAAAATGACCCCATAATCTCCATTTTTAAAGTCCACTCCAGCCAGTTTCAGTGTACTGTTCTCTTTACATAATATCTTCCTGTAGATTGCACATACCGATTCTACCTGTCTCGTTTGTCATTGGCTGTGCCGTTACCTCATTGCAAGTACCAGTCTTTTCTTTCGTGTCTTTGACCCGATACATCTGCAATAAAAGCAGAGCGCAAAACCTGTCCATTCTCCATTCTTGACCCTCGTCTCGAGTCAATTGAGTCAGCAGCgcagacgaggaggagacaAAACGACTGCTTGTCTTGCTCCGTTGATCGGCACTACGTATCTACCTAGTGGACTGACTCTCTCAACCTCGAGTGGAGTCCGGGTTGAACGGCGCGCTTCCCTACTTTCACCCCaattttctttctcttctttttctttctttttaGTACCTTGAATCCCCACCAGGCCTCTAGTGCGCTTGCCTACTCCAACCCGCCCTGTTTCAATCTTCAGCGCTGAAGGCTCGACAGATGGCCTTCAATGAGTTTGAGGTCACGGCTGCGCCAAAGGTCGCAGAGGGCGAGGGCAAGATGTTAACCGATGAGCTTGTCCAGGTAAACGACAACGGTTCTTCTCCTACCTCGAACGATCTGGACTGCGAGAAACATGGAGCTAGCCGTCAATCGAATCCACTGCCCGATCTCAAGCGGAAGTTGAAGAGCAGGCATCTACAAATGATTGCCATTGGTGAGTCATACTTCGATTCGAACATCGACTTGGAAATGTCACGTTCTGTGCTAATACGCTGTGGTAGGTGGTACTATTGGCACGGGTCTTTTCATTAGTAGTGGTACCGCTATCGCACATGCAGGCCCTGTGGGTGCCCTCATTGCCTATATCTTCGTCGGCTCCATCGTCTACTCGGTCATGACCTCCTTGGGGGAGGTCGCTACATACATTCCAATCCCAGGAGCGTTCACGTCCTATGCCACGCGATTGATCGACCCGAGCCTGGGTTTCGCCATGGGTTGGATTTATTGGTTTTCCTGGGCCATGACCTATGCTCTTGAGCTGACCGCCACGGGTCTGATCATCCAATTCTGGAAATCTGACATCCAGATCGCCATCTTTATTGCTGTGTTCTGGGTGATGATCACATTTTTCAACTTCTTGCCCGTCAGTTTTTATGGCGAGTTGGAATTCTGGTTCTCAAGCGTCAAAGTCATCACTGTCGTGGGGTTCATGGTCTTCGCTATTTGCATTGACGCAGGTGCTGGTGGCCGTGGCTATCTTGGTTTCCGACACTGGGTGGACCCTGGGCCATTTTCCCCCTACGAAGGCGTCCACCCCGATTCTACCGCGAAATTTGTCGGCTTCTGGGCTGTCCTGATCCAGGCTGGATTCTCGTACCAGGGCACTGAGCTCGTTGGTATCGCGGCTGGTGAAACAGAAAACCCCCGCAAGACTGTTCCTTCGGCCATCCGCAAAACATTCTTTCGtatcctgttcttctttgtcctgaccatcttcttcatcggtcTGCTGGTGCCTTACACCAATGAGAACCTTCTCACTGGTGGAAATGACGCCAACTCCTCACCCTTTGTCATTGCTGCCAGGCTTGCGGGTGTGAAGGTTCTCCCGGATATCATCAATGCGGTCCTGTTGACTGTGGTTCTTTCCGCTGCAAATTCAAACGTCTATAGTGGTAGCCGTATCTTGATTGGTCTGGCACAGGAAGGGTTCGCGCCACGCTTGTTCAAGAGGACTAGCAAGAAAGGTGTTCCCTACTACAGTGTTGCATTCACCTCGGCTTTTGGTCTGCTTGGATTCATGAATGTTTCCAATGCTGGTAGCACTGTATTCAACTGGTTCCTGAATATCTCCGGCGTGGCAGGCTTCATTACATGGGCATCTTTGAATGCTTGTCATATTGCGTTTATGCGGGCTCTAAAGGCTCGCAACATTTCTCGTGACCTCCTTCCCTACAAGGCATTGTGGCAGCCATGGTATGCCTACTATGGCTTGTTCTTTAACGTCCTGATTATCCTCACACAAGGATTCACTGCCTGGATTCCAACTTTCAGCGTCACCGATTTTTTCGTCGCCTACCTCAGTGTGATCCTTTTCGTTGTGCTCTACTTGGGCCACAAGATCATCTTCCGACCAGCATTTGTGCGACCAATCGAAGCAGATATCGATACTGGCCGTGTCGCTTTGGAAAATGAGATGTGGGAGACAGTCACTCCCACCAAGTGGTATAAGAAGTTGGGCAGCGCGATTCTGGGATAGAGACATGGCGCGACTTCTCGGCCGTCCAAGTCTGCCATATGTGTCGGCCGTTCATAGGAGAAGTAACTAATGTACAGAAAATGGAATTTGGGCTGTTACAACGTCTAAGTTCGTCAGTAATAGTCCGATTATTGTGGTCTGGTGCCAGGAGAAAGGATGAATGCGTCGGTGAAATAGGGATGATACCCCTGTGCCTATCTCGGTTTTGTCTTGTATATACTAGTATGTAGATATTTTCTCTCTTAGGGTTCAGCATTTGGCATGGAGTCAGGCGACTTGTTTCTTTCCATGGGTGTAATCTGACTGTTCTGCTGTACAGTTATTGAACTAATGGATCATTCATGCGCCATCAGGTTCAGATATCTCAATGTGTAAGATCAACCCACATTTAGCTGCAGTTATGCGCTAAACATATTTTGTTTGGTTCCCTTATGATATTTGCTAGTTCAACACTAGCCAATGATAATATTTAATCATCCTTTACGTTAAATACACTGTCACATGAAGCTCTATCCACGTGCTTACGGTGCTTACCGTGATTAACTTTCTCCAAGGATCATCCCTTGCAGCTGACACTGTTGGTCACATTATTACCTACGAGGTAGTTACTCTGGGTACCTATCTGCTCTACACACATAATAAAATAGTACTCGCGAGGGTAGGCAGCAGGCGCTCCTGTCATCTATGCACAGAAGTCCTGAATTCGATCATTCACTGAGCTGAATAAGTAGTACGGAGTGGTTAGTATACTCTGTCCAGTCAAACCAACGGAAATTTCTCAGATATTTACCTAGGCTGTCCATGACTTTAACTGTATGAGGGTCAATCTCCGACCG carries:
- a CDS encoding Nrd1 complex RNA-binding subunit; translated protein: MSSAVAELENYLQSMLALKPPGVSGSKINSITSLCTANVQNESVLIQKIYTHFKKAPGTHKLGVLYVVDSVTRQWVEAARKAGQPSGSAAPDGTFAAGVNRVTELLPVLMTDIINNAPEDQKEKIKKLVDIWERGYTFPAPMLASFKEKLNAPASQNVESTTPEGSPAPNYIPLGGSQQQQQANGASSTTPAQAAPDTSSILKALADMAKQNTTTPAAPATTNPLNALNMQGTVSQPVTSSVDQASQVQAGQSGVNPYAAGTMATPFAALNNLAQNPALIPSQSQSQTPPNPLAAAANPLAALLPQATSAAAQPTPSIAPDALQQQLQLLQLLAAQGIPQEQWATALQILSLSNATNMANVNPGQAVGFNLPGQAAAAWGSRPDSQSRDFDRGDRERDRDYMRSPPGQYRRRSRSPGWDRRRDVSPPRRRDSPVYGEYHGDSPGRRGDMRGRRGNDYRQRSPPGRRRRSPTPPRKDPTLPPPGPKFIEWDYSIGQGNIKVLSRTLFVGGVTSSEAHLRSLFSKYGVVQTCIVNVDKRHAFIKMITRQDAVNAREGMESYKSGDMQLRTRWGVGFGPRDCSDYQTGISVIPIERLTEADRKWMLTAEYGGTGGRPIESGMVVEEPDIEIGAGVSSKAISRRIATDTGGKRGPVSSRTQQDRFRRPERDGQPGGMGPGGPGPHEGRDPSAVNNVGVPPAVPGFGFSFPGMHMFPPGFMMGGAQAGSSGGSTQPPPPGQGS
- the cysD gene encoding O-acetylhomoserine aminocarboxypropyltransferase/cysteine synthase family protein — its product is MSQTPHFETLQLHAGHEPDSATNSRAVPIYATSSYTFNDSAHGARLFGLKEFGNIYSRIMNPTVDVFEKRIAALEGGVAAVAASSGQAAQFMAIAALAHAGDNIVATSNLYGGTYNQLKVFLPRLGITTKFVQGDRPEDIAAAIDDRTKAVYVETIGNPRYNVPDFEAIAKVAHEKGVPFVVDNTFGAGGYFFRPIDHGADIVVHSATKWIGGHGTTIGGVVVDSGKFDWGKHADRFPQFTEPSEGYHGLNFWETFGSIAFAIRVRVEILRDLGSTLNPFAAQQLLLGLETLSLRAERHASNAIALATWLQKNEHVSWVSYPGLESHPSHEIAKRYLKRGFGGVLSFGVKGGAAAGAQVVDNFKLISNLANVGDSKTLAIHPWSTTHEQLTEQERLDSGVTEDAIRISVGTEHIDDIIADFEQSFKASSAALTQ
- a CDS encoding MARVEL domain-containing protein, with product MALNFPWIYPVRVAQVVFAIIVLGLTAYAVSVVRWSDTVNFMIFNGVWTAFVATPYLALAPVFFPQLAHRFVIPAVEIVTMIFWFAGFIALGVLLPSPDYCHWGQCRALQAATVFGSFEWALFLATTIVAILGALRSGSHNTHSTKPAPQTTTQIGV
- a CDS encoding putative arginine transporter translates to MAFNEFEVTAAPKVAEGEGKMLTDELVQVNDNGSSPTSNDLDCEKHGASRQSNPLPDLKRKLKSRHLQMIAIGGTIGTGLFISSGTAIAHAGPVGALIAYIFVGSIVYSVMTSLGEVATYIPIPGAFTSYATRLIDPSLGFAMGWIYWFSWAMTYALELTATGLIIQFWKSDIQIAIFIAVFWVMITFFNFLPVSFYGELEFWFSSVKVITVVGFMVFAICIDAGAGGRGYLGFRHWVDPGPFSPYEGVHPDSTAKFVGFWAVLIQAGFSYQGTELVGIAAGETENPRKTVPSAIRKTFFRILFFFVLTIFFIGLLVPYTNENLLTGGNDANSSPFVIAARLAGVKVLPDIINAVLLTVVLSAANSNVYSGSRILIGLAQEGFAPRLFKRTSKKGVPYYSVAFTSAFGLLGFMNVSNAGSTVFNWFLNISGVAGFITWASLNACHIAFMRALKARNISRDLLPYKALWQPWYAYYGLFFNVLIILTQGFTAWIPTFSVTDFFVAYLSVILFVVLYLGHKIIFRPAFVRPIEADIDTGRVALENEMWETVTPTKWYKKLGSAILG